A stretch of the Aegilops tauschii subsp. strangulata cultivar AL8/78 chromosome 4, Aet v6.0, whole genome shotgun sequence genome encodes the following:
- the LOC109773619 gene encoding uncharacterized protein: MAFDTNNLVLHIRRLVRSSIRLGYHSACGHPEVLGAGIALLFLHALCPSLFAFVLSSSPVIVLTAILLGALLSYGEAAVPLDGEETLEEHEPLSLKSNIHFSDCSDKEVENIAVEVQLEKRTETDSCEVVHVRERASDDCMHDALCEDKNVTYIASDAAVLSEAYAEEEATPYDSLHDTHCEEKRVTFVADDTVPSAEPCNHPEINATLECEERAKETSEKAELQEPESTCTGSCNNGVHYQYQFGEFMRSCWQPVMRQDLPYCDSESDLTDESSSPDASMTDIIPMLEDLHPLINSGTGQLSLASRENLNSSSDENEFDLEEEEQDDSVSSDDDEGAERQQDNEVNWKDVVQLNCLDMEQNDKLGNLVELQRAKNMLKFELDMRSIDLQAADATRKLKDASRFRVQVPSICTPRHNPFNPSRDSEESIELPQIPGSAPSVLLRRRNLFDLPFDRAVHQRSRFQESWTPRSRFRSAQAQNMKHRNSRGQNHSTYNGEMGDNHSDDDAEQEGSNVNLFGSLEAHLGEEMKILSAAISDVGVLGDVNHETDEGNGDANVRDDAASLPGAHDSEPHSVEADSMSEMNSLFRCRMEEVLVQSVSEGSVCQPLGVKPEAIPSAPSSSDSWMHASKASSIEELKFQLLTADEEALTTCAASGLNGHSESIRDQSSEALCVVYKQSSELSTAGEQQTAGMSEPNETLTTYCDELPVVEVANVSVEEMNSLFEQLEEETQPSNGRSKMDIPQDGLCQVEVDLVELSLDRGLSAP, from the coding sequence ATGGCTTTTGATACGAACAATCTCGTGCTGCACATCAGGAGACTAGTGCGTTCCTCTATCAGACTTGGGTATCATTCTGCTTGCGGCCATCCTGAAGTGCTCGGCGCCGGCATAGCGTTGTTGTTTCTTCATGCCCTGTGTCCTTCTCTGTTCGCCTTTGTGCTGTCTTCCTCTCCGGTCATCGTCTTAACCGCGATTCTTCTCGGAGCACTTTTGAGTTATGGTGAAGCTGCTGTGCCCTTGGATGGAGAGGAGACACTGGAGGAGCATGAACCTTTGTCCCTTAAATCCAACATTCATTTTAGTGACTGTTCAGACAAAGAGGTTGAGAATATTGCTGTCGAGGTTCAGTTGGAGAAGAGAACTGAGACTGACAGCTGTGAAGTAGTACATGTCAGGGAGAGAGCTTCCGACGATTGTATGCACGACGCTCTGTGCGAAGACAAAAATGTCACATACATTGCCTCTGATGCTGCTGTTCTTAGCGAAGCATATGCTGAGGAGGAGGCAACTCCCTATGATAGTTTGCATGATACTCACTGTGAAGAGAAAAGGGTCACATTTGTGGCAGATGATACTGTTCCAAGTGCAGAGCCTTGTAACCATCCTGAGATCAATGCCACCTTGGAATGCGAAGAGCGTGCCAAGGAAACCAGCGAGAAGGCCGAGCTGCAAGAGCCTGAAAGCACCTGTACTGGAAGCTGTAACAATGGTGTACACTATCAGTATCAGTTTGGTGAATTCATGAGATCATGTTGGCAACCTGTTATGAGGCAGGATCTTCCTTACTGTGACTCTGAATCTGATCTTACTGATGAGAGCTCTTCTCCTGACGCGTCAATGACCGACATTATCCCAATGCTTGAGGACCTGCACCCACTGATAAATTCAGGGACTGGTCAGCTTTCCTTGGCCTCCAGAGAGAACTTGAATTCCTCATCAGATGAAAATGAATTTGACcttgaggaggaggagcaggacgACAGCGTTAGCTCAGATGATGATGAAGGAGCGGAACGGCAGCAAGATAACGAAGTTAATTGGAAGGATGTTGTTCAGCTAAATTGTTTGGatatggagcaaaatgataaATTGGGGAATCTGGTGGAGCTTCAAAGAGCAAAGAACATGCTCAAGTTTGAGCTTGACATGAGATCAATTGACCTGCAAGCTGCTGATGCAACTCGGAAGCTGAAGGATGCATCAAGATTCCGTGTTCAGGTCCCTTCCATTTGCACACCAAGGCATAACCCATTCAATCCTTCAAGAGATTCAGAGGAATCGATAGAGTTACCGCAGATTCCTGGCTCAGCACCATCAGTTCTCCTTCGACGGCGAAACCTATTTGACCTTCCATTCGACCGAGCCGTGCACCAGCGCAGTCGATTTCAGGAAAGTTGGACTCCTCGCTCGCGCTTTCGATCAGCACAAGCACAAAACATGAAGCACAGGAACTCCCGTGGACAAAATCACTCTACTTACAATGGTGAAATGGGCGATAATCACTCGGACGACGATGCTGAGCAGGAAGGGAGCAATGTCAACTTATTTGGTTCGCTGGAAGCACATTTAGGTGAAGAGATGAAAATACTAAGCGCCGCAATTTCAGACGTGGGCGTGCTGGGAGATGTAAATCATGAAACAGACGAAGGAAACGGAGATGCTAATGTCAGAGATGATGCAGCCTCATTACCCGGAGCACATGATTCTGAACCGCACAGTGTGGAAGCAGACTCCATGAGTGAAATGAACTCACTGTTCAGGTGCCGTATGgaggaggtgctggtgcagtccGTTTCAGAGGGCAGTGTCTGTCAGCCCTTGGGAGTCAAGCCTGAAGCTATACCGAGTGCCCCCTCATCTTCGGACTCGTGGATGCATGCCAGCAAAGCGAGTTCGATCGAGGAATTGAAGTTTCAGCTCCTGACAGCCGATGAAGAAGCACTGACGACCTGTGCTGCCTCTGGGCTCAATGGCCACAGTGAGTCGATTCGAGACCAATCGAGCGAAGCATTATGTGTGGTATACAAGCAGAGTTCAGAGCTGTCAACCGCAGGAGAGCAGCAGACTGCAGGTATGTCTGAACCAAATGAGACATTGACTACTTATTGTGACGAGCTTCCTGTCGTAGAAGTAGCCAATGTCTCGGTCGAGGAGATGAACTCGCTGTTCGAGCAACTCGAAGAAGAGACGCAGCCGAGCAATGGTCGTAGCAAAATGGACATTCCTCAAGATGGATTGTGTCAAGTGGAGGTGGATCTAGTGGAGCTTTCTCTAGATCGCGGGTTGTCGGCGCCATAA